From a single Cyclobacterium marinum DSM 745 genomic region:
- a CDS encoding malectin domain-containing carbohydrate-binding protein produces the protein MNKPLLRFAFCFSLILLSIKASATDYYFSTEIGNDSRSTTEAQNPDTPWKSINKLNAIFSSLKPGDAIYLKRGDVFYGTIKATKSGSPGNPIKIDAYGSGAKPIITSFEKVTGWKSIGNGRYESTNTFSSYETNIVTIDNQLYENGRFPNSDAENGGYLTVSSFSGNSSVNSEELSGAPNFSNGEIVIRKNQWILDRHLIKSNSGSTVNYSGSGAYSPSTGFGFFIQNHLSTLDKFGEWFYSNTRKLNVYFGNTNPNNHSVSVSTLENLFIKSYNIDHLLIQSLHFKGANKDAIYIGEGSDIVLNNTDIEYSGQNGITSLNIKDLIIQNCRVNYSLNIGLNLRYGNDNAVIKDNIIENTFPFPGGGQNQDNNGNGIFVSGNSITIENNIVKSTGFNGIHFNGNNISIKNNLIQEFCLLKNDCGGIYTFGGNSVSTFSNRVIENNIIIDGLATNNGTPYHDVQNYHPQGSGIFLDDNANGVSIIKNTIANTEYSGFKASNVFNVTVKENIFYNSYAQALIGNSERGTDTRNLTFSNNVLFSKETDQYTYRINTYKEDIKSFGTFDQNYFARPLGDDHSIYVAHYTNNNKLAEIKNLDDWRDTFNKDNSSSTFRQDKYKQFSLKNLIGELLYNNLSFLKGIDDFYCNDCTESWEPKGILDGSIKIKSPGYSSALARIGSVQKNKTYVAKFKAKSNKTGFLRVALRYAGTPWEVISPSTAIELNTESQEFSVLLKPYENVSEPVIMFISDVGNWEYWIDDLEIREADVELTDPDDIFLFEYNASKSNKSIFLDGTFKDVKGNTFSGDYQIEPYSSALLVRTSDAVAPPKNEPEIKQEVKITSLNTNGSYELGEKIALIAEITPNNENISKVAFYSGDNLIGSATDQPYKVTWGDGNSGEHQINAVIINNSNNVVATSAQIPIKINTNSTDSGNENPVSNGYSLYLNIGSNDAEVYEGNKFIPLSQTEVTTGRSNSLELENEAGTIFESISFNEELSYKIPVPNGFYTVKTYHQEVHFGLNGVAGRNGKRVFDLSIEGETKYKDLDLYALSKNQKIILTHENIEVKDGSLDLNLLASANNAIISAISIVERGVSTETPEPTDGAKFINVGGITSENYNGDTFVSDYIDKHFSSSGISENTSASKQPLFHTTRFAKNLIYTIPVKNGTYRVKTYHIENYFGVTHPDGKAGMRVFDIFIQNELVKNDLDLYARSGNQETDLIFNDILVKNGELKIELKASVNNAIMSGIAIIPMSGFYDDLETDSFFINVGSDTDTDYQGVNFVSEDSKVKIPSGSYLYNVPASSTDKLFQSNRYGKSLNFEFPVSNGEYTVITYHNENYFGEITSKTGANRRVFDINIENETVKKNVDLYLENSNKPVTLRFENIKVTDGILNLNLEGVINNALVSGIAVFPSEVINLGNSNLRQLVTETEELSTLNVTQESSINTDSKNKIYPNPAISYAILQTGQDLGEFYISIHNFNGQLISFVNAEDIKNSDGNYEIPVQNLRQGVYIVTLTSNTGVIERMRLAVTP, from the coding sequence ATGAACAAACCTTTATTAAGATTTGCCTTCTGTTTCAGCTTAATATTGCTAAGCATAAAGGCCAGTGCAACAGATTATTATTTTTCAACTGAAATTGGTAATGATTCAAGAAGTACAACGGAAGCACAAAATCCTGACACACCGTGGAAATCAATCAACAAATTAAATGCCATTTTTAGTAGTTTAAAGCCCGGTGATGCAATTTATTTAAAAAGAGGCGATGTTTTTTATGGCACGATAAAGGCAACCAAAAGTGGGAGCCCCGGGAATCCCATTAAAATTGATGCCTACGGATCAGGTGCTAAACCAATCATTACTTCTTTCGAAAAAGTAACCGGCTGGAAATCCATAGGAAACGGCCGATACGAAAGCACAAACACTTTCTCAAGTTATGAAACCAATATTGTCACCATTGACAATCAGCTTTACGAGAATGGCAGATTTCCAAATAGTGACGCTGAAAATGGTGGGTACTTGACTGTTTCCTCCTTTTCCGGCAATTCTTCTGTAAATAGTGAAGAATTATCAGGCGCACCAAATTTCAGTAATGGTGAAATAGTTATAAGAAAAAATCAATGGATCTTAGATAGGCATTTGATTAAATCAAATTCTGGTTCAACAGTAAATTATTCTGGTTCTGGGGCATATAGCCCTAGTACAGGTTTTGGTTTTTTTATCCAAAATCACCTTTCCACACTTGATAAATTCGGTGAGTGGTTTTACAGTAATACCAGAAAGTTGAACGTTTATTTTGGCAATACAAACCCAAACAATCACTCCGTATCAGTGAGTACATTAGAAAACCTTTTTATAAAATCTTACAACATCGATCATCTATTGATACAGAGCCTCCATTTCAAAGGTGCAAATAAAGACGCTATTTATATTGGGGAGGGTAGCGATATCGTTTTAAATAATACGGATATTGAGTATTCGGGCCAAAATGGTATTACTTCTTTAAATATTAAAGATTTAATCATTCAAAACTGCCGAGTTAATTATTCTCTAAACATTGGACTGAACCTGAGGTATGGGAATGACAACGCCGTTATTAAGGACAATATAATTGAAAACACTTTCCCCTTTCCAGGAGGGGGACAAAATCAAGACAATAATGGGAATGGTATTTTTGTATCAGGAAATAGTATTACCATTGAAAACAATATTGTCAAAAGTACTGGCTTTAATGGCATTCATTTTAATGGCAATAATATCTCCATCAAAAACAATTTAATTCAGGAGTTTTGTCTTTTAAAAAATGACTGTGGTGGTATTTACACATTTGGCGGTAATTCAGTTTCCACATTTAGCAACCGCGTAATAGAAAATAACATTATTATTGATGGATTGGCGACTAACAATGGAACTCCCTACCATGATGTACAAAACTACCACCCTCAAGGAAGCGGTATTTTTCTTGATGACAACGCCAATGGAGTTTCAATTATTAAGAACACAATTGCGAACACTGAATACTCAGGCTTTAAAGCCTCAAATGTTTTTAATGTAACGGTTAAAGAAAATATTTTTTACAATTCATACGCTCAAGCTTTGATAGGCAATAGTGAAAGGGGGACTGATACTCGTAACCTTACCTTCTCAAACAATGTGCTATTTTCTAAAGAAACTGACCAATATACCTATCGCATAAATACATATAAAGAGGATATAAAAAGTTTTGGGACTTTCGATCAAAACTACTTCGCCAGACCACTGGGTGATGATCACAGTATATATGTAGCCCACTACACAAACAACAATAAATTAGCGGAAATTAAAAACTTAGATGATTGGAGAGACACATTCAACAAAGATAATTCCTCAAGCACCTTTCGGCAAGATAAATACAAACAGTTTAGTCTTAAAAATCTCATAGGAGAATTACTCTATAATAATTTATCTTTTCTAAAAGGTATAGATGATTTTTATTGTAATGACTGTACTGAATCTTGGGAACCAAAAGGGATCTTAGATGGATCCATCAAAATCAAAAGCCCCGGGTATTCCTCTGCACTGGCAAGGATCGGAAGTGTTCAAAAAAACAAAACTTACGTTGCAAAATTTAAAGCAAAAAGTAACAAAACAGGATTCCTTAGGGTTGCATTGAGGTATGCCGGAACTCCTTGGGAAGTAATTTCACCCAGTACGGCAATTGAATTAAATACCGAATCACAAGAATTTTCTGTATTACTGAAGCCCTATGAAAATGTCTCTGAGCCGGTAATCATGTTTATTTCTGATGTTGGAAACTGGGAATACTGGATAGATGATCTGGAAATTAGAGAAGCCGATGTCGAACTAACAGACCCTGACGACATATTTCTATTTGAATACAATGCTTCTAAATCTAACAAATCAATATTTTTGGATGGAACATTTAAAGACGTAAAAGGAAATACTTTTTCCGGAGACTATCAAATAGAACCATATTCTTCAGCTTTACTGGTAAGGACTTCTGATGCAGTGGCTCCTCCAAAAAATGAACCTGAGATCAAACAAGAAGTTAAAATCACTTCACTAAATACCAACGGTAGTTATGAGTTGGGCGAAAAGATAGCATTAATTGCAGAAATCACTCCTAATAACGAAAATATTAGTAAAGTGGCATTTTACAGCGGAGATAACCTAATAGGTAGCGCTACAGATCAGCCATATAAGGTTACCTGGGGAGATGGCAATTCCGGTGAACATCAAATAAATGCTGTAATTATCAATAACAGCAATAATGTGGTAGCAACTTCTGCTCAAATCCCTATAAAAATCAATACAAATTCCACAGATTCTGGTAATGAAAATCCCGTTTCGAATGGTTATTCCCTATACCTTAACATTGGATCAAATGACGCTGAAGTTTATGAAGGAAATAAATTTATCCCTTTAAGCCAAACTGAGGTAACCACAGGAAGATCCAACTCCTTAGAACTTGAAAATGAAGCAGGAACAATTTTTGAGTCCATATCCTTTAATGAAGAATTATCCTATAAAATACCTGTACCCAATGGTTTTTATACGGTTAAGACTTACCATCAAGAGGTTCACTTTGGATTAAACGGCGTCGCAGGAAGAAATGGCAAAAGAGTCTTTGATCTAAGTATTGAAGGAGAAACCAAATACAAAGACCTTGATTTATATGCGCTAAGCAAAAATCAAAAGATAATATTAACACACGAAAACATAGAGGTAAAAGACGGTAGTTTAGATCTAAACTTACTTGCTTCGGCTAATAATGCAATTATTTCTGCCATTTCTATTGTAGAGAGAGGGGTATCCACTGAGACACCTGAACCAACTGATGGAGCAAAGTTTATCAATGTAGGAGGAATTACCAGTGAGAATTACAATGGAGATACATTTGTTTCCGATTATATTGACAAGCATTTTTCCTCATCAGGGATTTCTGAAAATACTTCTGCTTCTAAGCAACCCTTATTTCATACCACAAGGTTTGCAAAGAATCTTATATATACCATCCCGGTTAAAAACGGTACATATAGAGTTAAAACCTATCATATAGAAAACTATTTTGGTGTAACACATCCTGATGGAAAAGCAGGGATGCGGGTATTTGACATCTTCATTCAGAATGAATTGGTTAAAAATGATCTTGACCTTTATGCCAGAAGTGGTAATCAGGAAACTGACTTGATATTCAATGATATTCTTGTGAAAAATGGAGAACTAAAAATCGAACTTAAAGCCTCTGTAAACAACGCAATTATGTCGGGAATAGCCATTATTCCAATGAGTGGATTTTATGACGATTTAGAAACTGACTCCTTTTTCATCAACGTTGGAAGTGATACTGACACAGATTATCAAGGCGTTAACTTTGTATCTGAAGACAGTAAAGTCAAGATACCTTCAGGTTCCTATCTTTATAATGTACCAGCTTCAAGCACTGACAAATTGTTTCAATCTAATCGGTATGGTAAATCTTTGAATTTTGAATTTCCTGTATCTAATGGTGAATACACGGTAATCACCTACCATAATGAAAATTACTTTGGTGAAATCACTTCTAAAACAGGTGCAAATAGAAGGGTCTTCGACATCAATATTGAAAATGAAACTGTTAAGAAAAATGTTGATTTATACCTTGAAAATTCAAACAAGCCTGTCACTTTACGTTTCGAAAACATCAAAGTAACAGACGGAATACTAAACCTTAACTTAGAAGGAGTTATAAATAACGCGTTAGTTTCAGGAATAGCTGTTTTCCCTAGTGAAGTAATTAATCTAGGAAATAGTAACTTAAGACAATTGGTTACTGAAACCGAGGAATTGTCAACCTTAAATGTAACGCAAGAAAGTAGTATAAATACTGACTCAAAAAATAAAATTTACCCTAATCCAGCTATTTCTTATGCTATTCTTCAAACTGGCCAAGATTTGGGTGAATTCTATATCAGCATTCATAATTTCAACGGGCAACTTATTTCATTTGTGAATGCTGAAGACATTAAAAATTCAGATGGCAATTATGAAATCCCTGTACAAAACCTTAGACAAGGAGTGTATATTGTTACCCTCACTTCTAACACTGGGGTAATAGAACGCATGAGGTTAGCAGTTACACCTTAA
- a CDS encoding malectin domain-containing carbohydrate-binding protein: MKALLFSISFLIFLATPLSTIFAANYYVSQEKGNDNRSLTEAQNPATPWKSIDKVNSLFNYLKPGDAILFNRGETFYGTLHISASGSSSMPIKIGAYGSGAKPVITSLKTISGWKAIGNGIYESNSSINTNTVQVLLINGESHELGRYPNSENENEGYLNIDDVSGNYLLSSNELGGSSTWNGGEVVIKKNQWIIDTHQISSHSGNQIRYNGNISAYTAQKDYGFFIQNHIKTLDAFGEWYFNPSTKKINIYFGNSNPSSFKVEVSTLDNLLIKDYRDAYITIENINFKGANKSTIKLEGGNNIKINDSEINFSGENGILALEVVDLLVERNIVHNTYNNGMYLRYGNDNAIVRDNEITKTALIAGRTQNEDAAGIGIFAYGENILVQNNSIVNSGFNGIQFNGNYTVVKNNFVDTFCQIKGDGGGIYTFGGVQYQGYKGRKIEGNIVVNSIGSKGGTPDKGVNYKPLAEGIFLDDNSNNIEITGNTIGNTENSGLKMSNANNILVSNNTFFNSHSALTIGNSVIGEDTRNLNIVNNQFFAKTSDQNSYSIKTYKNDIESLGSFDKNYFFRPLGDEFSIENEYTKNSQKVAAIDNLEQWSSKFGKDKNSKSNSVEISTYTISKKIGSSLYANSSFDQNVSDVYCSNCKQQWEENSKTNGGALKVTGSGSSAVKIVLGQLKKDKTYLLKFNALANKVGNISTYLRYTGTPWEKLSAMTTFEINTSLNGFEVLVSPYADVDDVSLLITSTEENFSYWLDDLEFVEVEASFINPDEEILFEYNPTKNSKTIALPGEYVNAKLEKFSGKVTIPAYGSVVLIRIATEFDSEEKIEETKTPEIKLAIQEDISEITEGDDVTLNSEISNLDSHIEKVDFYCGLKLVGTCDELPYQAIITEIPAGENYVWATVTDKEGNVSTSTEIAFTVKNKVIEVDEKIPVDNVSEVATEGVYYHVGYNGTVTYEDLEFEAINKEFIKSTGVNVATKASGSDEVIFQTEMFNKNLKFEIPLENGVYNISTYHNEMYFGNDGKYERAGLRVFDISIEGNIVKKDFDIFLESKNQETELTFKSIEITDGVLDLELNASSNNSLISGIAIVPVGSAIIEIPSVEVPDSSDKPAGMAIHLNTSYKDAVTFQNTVFETGTDYIKTSKSNTSTNSSASNDKIFQAERYAATLDFLIPVENGTYTVKTYHNELYFGKGGSTARVGKRVFDIFLEDNLVMENFDIFSYNNNQQTILTFEGIKVVDGALDLSLIASSNNASISGISIIKESEEINQSTESEHLFFLNTGDNSNATLNGITYLAETSTERFYNDGTNSYKNEITNVGALFQTERSGKNLKYTIPVPNGTYTVFTMHHELWFGHAGSAAQAGKRVYDISIQGDVLKSDFDLFVENNNAPTMLSFENIIVTDGELILEMDAKVNNASISGIAIIGKAAKSTEIAANLRTAQESFNRGYKEMYNRGYKEMDIETEISSTDEIRIFPNPAKGRATLELNTEIGQGRVIIHNMNGQLVSHFDLESIKTSKNQFNVPLENLSQGIYLVSISNEQTIINKQRLIVNP; this comes from the coding sequence ATGAAAGCGTTACTTTTCTCCATTTCCTTTCTGATTTTTTTGGCAACTCCACTTTCAACTATTTTTGCGGCCAATTATTATGTTTCTCAGGAAAAAGGAAATGACAATCGTTCTTTAACTGAAGCACAAAACCCTGCTACCCCATGGAAATCAATTGATAAAGTCAATTCCCTTTTCAATTACCTTAAGCCAGGAGATGCAATTTTATTCAATAGAGGCGAAACTTTCTATGGTACCCTGCATATCAGTGCATCAGGGTCTTCTAGCATGCCAATAAAAATAGGAGCTTATGGCTCTGGTGCTAAGCCAGTCATCACTTCTTTGAAAACTATTAGTGGATGGAAGGCTATAGGCAACGGTATTTATGAAAGCAATTCATCTATCAATACCAATACTGTTCAGGTGCTCTTGATCAATGGAGAGAGCCATGAGTTGGGAAGGTACCCTAACAGTGAAAATGAAAATGAAGGCTATTTGAATATTGACGATGTAAGTGGTAACTATTTGCTTTCAAGTAACGAATTAGGTGGATCTTCTACCTGGAACGGAGGAGAAGTAGTAATTAAAAAGAACCAATGGATCATCGATACTCACCAAATATCGTCACATAGCGGAAATCAAATTCGTTACAATGGAAACATCAGTGCTTATACTGCTCAAAAAGATTACGGTTTTTTCATTCAAAACCATATAAAAACCCTTGATGCCTTTGGAGAATGGTATTTCAACCCTTCAACAAAAAAAATAAATATTTACTTCGGGAACAGTAATCCTTCTTCTTTTAAGGTAGAGGTTAGCACTCTAGACAATTTACTTATTAAAGATTATAGAGATGCTTATATTACAATTGAAAACATCAATTTTAAAGGTGCTAACAAAAGCACCATCAAATTAGAAGGAGGAAACAACATTAAAATCAATGATTCTGAAATTAACTTTTCAGGAGAAAACGGCATTCTTGCCTTAGAAGTAGTGGATTTGTTGGTAGAAAGAAACATCGTCCACAACACTTATAATAACGGCATGTACTTAAGGTATGGCAATGATAATGCAATTGTCAGAGACAATGAGATTACAAAAACGGCATTAATCGCCGGTAGAACACAAAATGAAGATGCCGCTGGAATAGGTATATTTGCTTATGGAGAGAATATTTTGGTACAAAACAATTCCATCGTAAACTCAGGGTTTAACGGTATACAGTTTAATGGCAACTATACAGTAGTCAAAAATAATTTTGTGGATACTTTCTGCCAGATTAAAGGTGACGGTGGAGGGATTTACACGTTCGGTGGCGTTCAGTATCAAGGTTATAAGGGCCGAAAAATTGAAGGTAATATCGTAGTCAATAGTATAGGAAGTAAGGGAGGAACTCCCGACAAAGGGGTTAACTACAAACCATTGGCTGAAGGCATCTTCCTAGACGACAATTCAAACAATATTGAAATCACAGGCAACACCATTGGAAATACTGAAAATTCTGGTTTGAAAATGTCCAATGCAAACAATATCCTTGTCTCAAACAATACTTTTTTCAATTCACATTCTGCTTTAACAATTGGAAATAGCGTAATAGGAGAAGATACGAGAAACCTTAACATTGTCAATAACCAGTTTTTTGCAAAAACCTCCGATCAAAATTCTTACTCTATCAAAACATACAAAAATGACATTGAATCCCTTGGTAGTTTTGACAAAAACTACTTTTTCAGACCACTTGGGGATGAGTTTAGTATTGAAAATGAATACACCAAGAATAGTCAAAAAGTAGCGGCCATAGACAACCTGGAACAATGGAGCAGCAAGTTTGGTAAAGACAAAAACTCTAAAAGCAATTCCGTAGAAATTTCTACTTATACGATAAGTAAAAAAATTGGATCTAGTCTTTATGCCAATTCTTCTTTCGACCAAAATGTAAGCGATGTATATTGTAGCAACTGCAAACAACAGTGGGAAGAGAACAGTAAAACCAACGGTGGAGCGCTTAAAGTTACCGGTTCAGGATCAAGTGCCGTAAAGATTGTATTGGGTCAATTAAAGAAAGACAAAACCTATTTATTAAAATTCAATGCTTTAGCCAATAAAGTAGGGAACATATCGACTTACTTAAGGTACACTGGTACTCCATGGGAAAAATTATCTGCCATGACTACCTTTGAAATAAACACTAGTCTCAATGGTTTTGAGGTACTTGTTTCCCCATATGCAGATGTGGATGATGTATCACTTTTGATCACTTCTACTGAAGAGAACTTTTCCTATTGGCTAGATGACTTGGAGTTTGTGGAAGTAGAGGCATCCTTTATTAATCCTGATGAAGAAATTTTATTTGAATACAATCCTACTAAAAACAGCAAGACTATAGCTTTACCTGGTGAGTACGTGAACGCCAAATTGGAGAAATTTTCGGGAAAGGTAACCATTCCGGCTTATGGTTCAGTAGTACTTATCCGAATAGCTACAGAATTTGATTCTGAGGAAAAAATTGAAGAAACTAAAACCCCTGAAATCAAATTGGCTATTCAAGAAGATATTTCAGAGATAACTGAAGGTGATGATGTTACCTTGAATAGTGAAATCAGCAATCTAGACAGTCATATCGAAAAAGTAGATTTTTATTGTGGATTAAAGTTGGTCGGTACTTGTGACGAACTACCTTACCAGGCCATTATCACAGAAATTCCAGCCGGAGAAAACTATGTTTGGGCTACTGTTACCGACAAAGAAGGAAATGTAAGTACATCTACAGAAATAGCATTTACGGTTAAAAACAAAGTGATTGAAGTAGATGAAAAAATTCCTGTTGATAATGTATCAGAAGTAGCAACAGAGGGTGTTTATTACCACGTTGGCTACAATGGTACAGTCACCTATGAAGACCTGGAATTCGAGGCGATAAACAAAGAATTCATCAAATCAACGGGAGTGAATGTGGCGACCAAAGCATCAGGAAGTGATGAAGTAATTTTTCAAACTGAGATGTTCAACAAAAACCTCAAATTTGAAATTCCTTTGGAAAATGGCGTCTATAACATCAGTACTTACCACAACGAAATGTATTTTGGTAACGATGGAAAATATGAAAGAGCCGGACTAAGGGTATTTGACATTTCAATTGAAGGAAACATTGTAAAGAAAGACTTTGATATTTTTCTTGAAAGCAAAAACCAAGAAACTGAATTAACTTTTAAATCAATTGAGATTACTGACGGAGTATTAGATCTTGAATTGAATGCATCATCAAATAACAGTTTGATTTCCGGAATAGCTATTGTTCCTGTAGGATCAGCAATAATTGAAATACCTTCTGTAGAAGTCCCCGATTCTTCAGACAAACCAGCAGGAATGGCCATCCATCTTAATACAAGTTATAAAGATGCAGTCACTTTCCAGAATACAGTCTTTGAGACTGGAACAGATTATATCAAAACCTCAAAATCTAATACTTCAACGAATTCAAGCGCAAGCAACGACAAAATCTTTCAAGCTGAAAGATACGCTGCCACATTGGATTTCTTAATACCTGTTGAGAATGGAACCTATACTGTTAAAACTTACCACAATGAGTTATACTTCGGTAAAGGTGGTTCAACTGCTAGAGTAGGTAAAAGAGTATTCGACATATTTCTGGAGGATAATTTGGTCATGGAAAATTTTGACATCTTTTCCTATAACAATAACCAACAGACAATCCTTACTTTTGAAGGTATTAAAGTAGTAGACGGGGCTTTGGACCTAAGCTTGATTGCCAGTTCCAATAATGCGTCAATTTCTGGTATTTCTATTATTAAAGAATCAGAAGAAATAAATCAATCTACCGAATCGGAGCATCTTTTCTTTTTAAATACCGGTGACAATTCAAATGCTACCTTAAATGGGATTACATATCTGGCGGAGACCAGTACAGAAAGATTCTACAATGACGGTACAAACAGTTATAAAAATGAGATAACCAATGTCGGCGCGCTTTTTCAAACAGAGAGAAGTGGGAAAAATTTGAAATATACTATTCCTGTACCAAATGGAACCTACACTGTCTTTACTATGCATCATGAGCTCTGGTTTGGGCATGCCGGAAGTGCGGCTCAAGCCGGAAAAAGGGTTTACGATATATCTATACAAGGCGATGTATTGAAAAGTGATTTTGATTTATTTGTTGAAAACAACAATGCACCCACCATGCTTTCCTTTGAAAATATAATCGTTACAGATGGTGAATTAATTTTGGAAATGGATGCCAAGGTAAATAATGCAAGTATATCTGGAATTGCCATTATAGGAAAAGCTGCGAAAAGTACTGAAATAGCTGCCAATTTGAGAACTGCTCAAGAATCCTTTAACAGAGGATATAAGGAAATGTATAACAGGGGCTATAAAGAAATGGATATTGAAACAGAAATAAGCAGTACGGATGAAATACGAATCTTCCCTAATCCTGCTAAAGGGCGAGCAACTCTTGAGCTGAATACTGAGATTGGTCAAGGTAGAGTCATCATTCACAATATGAATGGCCAATTGGTAAGTCATTTTGATTTGGAAAGCATCAAAACGTCTAAAAATCAATTCAATGTACCACTTGAGAATCTATCTCAAGGCATCTATCTTGTTAGCATAAGCAATGAACAAACAATCATCAACAAACAACGACTAATCGTTAATCCGTAG
- a CDS encoding glycosyltransferase: MKGKIKILLINSYSFEKIFDNWKNGINPSHYLMGKVELEKSGEFQVDILPHQKYHWLDTLGKFIKIPFLDQQVRALSMIKNYDLVYMPYPISISKLFTLLKIFGLLKIPVVGLAHQNFIYYKNKNSILNKLGVKHLRQIDAFAFFSKNLMLKTQKDLKYNQFEKENKCFSVSWGADVDFYKNIKTIKKKDDLPYAVCAGTADRDYDILIKAFENIPINLKIYCTPNTIPASTHLPPNVTVDTSWVPYDQLLEEYVNSSFIIIPLKEEIRKKGNTYGLTVLLDAMAVGKPVLMTQHSFLDIDIENEQIGLWVYDNTPEGWNKKLLQMVGEETDLEAMGKKAKQLHLQKYNIQNFANQMAEVFKTVLKRKHKG, translated from the coding sequence ATGAAGGGAAAAATTAAAATTCTTTTGATAAACTCTTATTCCTTTGAAAAAATATTTGACAATTGGAAAAATGGAATAAATCCCAGTCATTATTTGATGGGAAAAGTTGAATTAGAAAAATCTGGAGAGTTTCAGGTTGATATTCTCCCGCATCAAAAATACCACTGGCTGGATACATTGGGGAAGTTTATTAAAATTCCATTTCTTGATCAGCAAGTAAGGGCATTGTCAATGATAAAGAATTATGACCTTGTGTATATGCCTTATCCGATCTCAATTAGTAAGTTATTCACGCTTTTAAAAATTTTCGGCTTGCTTAAGATTCCTGTAGTAGGCTTAGCCCATCAAAATTTTATTTATTATAAAAACAAAAATTCAATTTTGAATAAACTGGGAGTAAAGCACCTCCGACAAATAGATGCCTTTGCTTTTTTTTCTAAAAATTTGATGCTAAAAACCCAAAAGGACCTAAAATACAATCAATTTGAAAAAGAGAATAAATGTTTCTCCGTGAGTTGGGGAGCTGATGTGGATTTTTATAAAAATATAAAAACGATAAAGAAAAAGGATGATTTACCCTATGCCGTTTGTGCAGGTACAGCGGACAGAGATTATGACATACTTATCAAAGCTTTTGAAAATATTCCGATTAACCTAAAAATTTATTGTACACCTAATACAATCCCTGCCTCTACTCATCTACCACCCAATGTTACTGTTGATACTTCCTGGGTGCCCTATGATCAGTTATTAGAAGAATATGTTAATTCTTCATTTATCATCATCCCCTTAAAAGAAGAAATCAGAAAAAAAGGGAATACCTACGGACTAACTGTTTTATTGGATGCCATGGCTGTTGGTAAGCCGGTGCTGATGACCCAACATTCGTTTTTAGATATTGATATTGAAAACGAACAAATCGGGCTTTGGGTATATGACAACACTCCTGAAGGTTGGAATAAAAAACTTTTGCAAATGGTAGGAGAGGAAACTGATCTTGAGGCTATGGGAAAAAAAGCAAAACAACTTCATTTGCAAAAGTATAACATTCAAAATTTTGCAAACCAAATGGCAGAGGTATTCAAGACCGTGCTCAAGCGCAAACATAAAGGATAA